The following proteins are co-located in the Myxocyprinus asiaticus isolate MX2 ecotype Aquarium Trade chromosome 18, UBuf_Myxa_2, whole genome shotgun sequence genome:
- the LOC127456418 gene encoding uncharacterized protein LOC127456418 isoform X1 has translation MLFIQLCFLYSSQAVMISEAATMAGITTHKISKHITFLVNDVTGTPDSTIPPGQPKPLLLLMPWLGSRPQAIAKYCDIYFRTGFDVLVVESEVSQFLWPRWGLEYGGHLLELLESERFCQRPLLVHAFSIGGYTFCQVLIHVAKNTQRYQGLTNRIRGQIYDSLVMGSVEQMAVGLSKTMFPRLEGLVRRASLLYFRAFKHQTVDYFNAGIDVFWNTPLTAPALFFFSENDALCDCQTMEKMVEFWRNQGLTVESKKWKKSIHAGHLRTHPQEYMSTLENFVQALNMVPLKAKM, from the exons ATGCTGTTCATTCAACTGTGTTTTCTCTATAGCTCACAGGCAGTCATGATCTCTGAAGCAGCCACCATGGCTGGGATCACTACTCACAAGATCAGCAAACACATCACCTTCTTAGTAAATGACGTCACAGGGACTCCGGACTCCACTATTCCACCTGGTCAACCTAAACCTCTGTTACTATTGATGCCATGGCTGGGCTCCAGACCACAGGCCATTGCAAAGTATTGTGATATTTACTTCCGCACTGGCTTTGACGTGCTTGTTGTGGAAAGTGAGGTGAGCCAATTCCTGTGGCCTCGCTGGGGGCTGGAGTATGGTGGCCATTTGCTGGAGTTATTAGAGAGTGAGCGCTTCTGTCAGCGCCCCCTGCTGGTCCATGCCTTCTCCATAGGGGGATACACATTCTGTCAGGTGCTCATTCATGTGGCTAAGAACACCCAGCGCTATCAAGGCCTGACAAACAGGATCAGAGGTCAAATCTACGACAGCTTGGTCATGGGTTCAGTGGAGCAAATGGCTGTCG GCTTGAGTAAAACCATGTTCCCTCGGTTGGAAGGTCTCGTGAGGAGGGCCAGCCTTCTATACTTCCGTGCCTTTAAGCACCAGACAGTCGACTATTTCAACGCAGGGATCGATGTGTTCTGGAACACTCCTTTGACAGCGCctgctcttttctttttctctgagAATGATGCACTGTGCGACTGCCAGACCATGGAGAAGATGGTGGAGTTTTGGAGGAATCAAGGTTTAACTGTGGAGAGCAAGAAATGGAAGAAGTCTATTCATGCAGGTCATCTGCGTACCCACCCTCAGGAATACATGTCCACACTGGAGAACTTCGTGCAGGCCCTCAACATGGTGCCTCTGAAGGCCAAAATGTGA
- the LOC127456418 gene encoding uncharacterized protein LOC127456418 isoform X2, translating into MISEAATMAGITTHKISKHITFLVNDVTGTPDSTIPPGQPKPLLLLMPWLGSRPQAIAKYCDIYFRTGFDVLVVESEVSQFLWPRWGLEYGGHLLELLESERFCQRPLLVHAFSIGGYTFCQVLIHVAKNTQRYQGLTNRIRGQIYDSLVMGSVEQMAVGLSKTMFPRLEGLVRRASLLYFRAFKHQTVDYFNAGIDVFWNTPLTAPALFFFSENDALCDCQTMEKMVEFWRNQGLTVESKKWKKSIHAGHLRTHPQEYMSTLENFVQALNMVPLKAKM; encoded by the exons ATGATCTCTGAAGCAGCCACCATGGCTGGGATCACTACTCACAAGATCAGCAAACACATCACCTTCTTAGTAAATGACGTCACAGGGACTCCGGACTCCACTATTCCACCTGGTCAACCTAAACCTCTGTTACTATTGATGCCATGGCTGGGCTCCAGACCACAGGCCATTGCAAAGTATTGTGATATTTACTTCCGCACTGGCTTTGACGTGCTTGTTGTGGAAAGTGAGGTGAGCCAATTCCTGTGGCCTCGCTGGGGGCTGGAGTATGGTGGCCATTTGCTGGAGTTATTAGAGAGTGAGCGCTTCTGTCAGCGCCCCCTGCTGGTCCATGCCTTCTCCATAGGGGGATACACATTCTGTCAGGTGCTCATTCATGTGGCTAAGAACACCCAGCGCTATCAAGGCCTGACAAACAGGATCAGAGGTCAAATCTACGACAGCTTGGTCATGGGTTCAGTGGAGCAAATGGCTGTCG GCTTGAGTAAAACCATGTTCCCTCGGTTGGAAGGTCTCGTGAGGAGGGCCAGCCTTCTATACTTCCGTGCCTTTAAGCACCAGACAGTCGACTATTTCAACGCAGGGATCGATGTGTTCTGGAACACTCCTTTGACAGCGCctgctcttttctttttctctgagAATGATGCACTGTGCGACTGCCAGACCATGGAGAAGATGGTGGAGTTTTGGAGGAATCAAGGTTTAACTGTGGAGAGCAAGAAATGGAAGAAGTCTATTCATGCAGGTCATCTGCGTACCCACCCTCAGGAATACATGTCCACACTGGAGAACTTCGTGCAGGCCCTCAACATGGTGCCTCTGAAGGCCAAAATGTGA